In one Janibacter cremeus genomic region, the following are encoded:
- the ctlX gene encoding citrulline utilization hydrolase CtlX: MSSATEIRTTPLPTVTPTASVQAPARVVLVRPRHFTPNPMTAGDNAFQSLLAEDPRVVAARAHGEVTALARALSGAGVGVSVFDDRTTHTPDSVFPNNWFSTHPDGSVALYPMYATNRRTERRADIIEDLKRTFVVRRVIDYSAAEYEEQFLEGTGAMVLDHDARLAYACRSNRLSPELLADFCADHDYDPVLFDAVDGRGVPVYHTNVLMSVGTRLALIGSGMIPDREQRETVLRRLHESGKTVVELTPEQVHRFAGNCIELTGRRRHLGDPDRVLAMSTTAADSLRPDQLALIRRSCRVLTASIPTIESAGGSVRCMIAGNHLRPRVR, from the coding sequence ATGAGCAGCGCCACCGAGATCCGCACGACCCCCCTACCCACGGTCACGCCGACGGCGAGCGTCCAGGCCCCGGCCCGGGTCGTCCTCGTGCGGCCCCGCCACTTCACGCCGAACCCGATGACGGCCGGGGACAACGCCTTCCAGTCCCTCCTCGCCGAGGACCCCCGGGTGGTCGCCGCACGGGCCCACGGCGAGGTCACCGCGCTGGCGCGGGCCCTCTCCGGTGCCGGCGTCGGGGTGTCGGTCTTCGACGACCGCACGACGCACACGCCCGACAGCGTCTTCCCGAACAACTGGTTCTCCACCCACCCGGACGGGTCCGTGGCGCTGTACCCGATGTATGCCACGAACCGGCGCACCGAGCGCCGGGCCGACATCATCGAGGACCTCAAGCGCACCTTCGTCGTGCGACGGGTCATCGACTACTCCGCCGCCGAGTACGAGGAGCAGTTCCTCGAGGGGACGGGCGCGATGGTCCTCGACCACGACGCGCGCCTGGCCTACGCGTGCCGGTCCAACCGGCTCTCGCCCGAGCTGCTCGCGGACTTCTGCGCCGACCACGACTACGACCCGGTGCTCTTCGACGCCGTCGACGGGCGGGGCGTGCCGGTCTACCACACCAACGTGCTGATGTCGGTGGGCACGCGTCTCGCCCTCATCGGGTCCGGGATGATCCCGGATCGCGAGCAGCGCGAGACCGTGCTGCGCCGTCTGCACGAGTCGGGCAAGACCGTCGTCGAGCTCACCCCGGAGCAGGTCCACCGCTTCGCCGGCAACTGCATCGAGCTGACCGGGCGTCGGCGTCACCTGGGCGACCCCGACCGGGTCCTGGCGATGTCGACCACGGCGGCCGACTCCCTTCGCCCGGACCAGCTGGCGCTCATCCGACGCTCCTGCCGGGTGCTGACCGCGTCGATCCCGACGATCGAGAGCGCCGGCGGGTCGGTGCGCTGCATGATCGCGGGCAACCACCTGCGGCCCCGCGTGCGCTGA
- a CDS encoding ornithine cyclodeaminase, giving the protein MTQFLDVPNMSRWIQRDGAENVLGTMTRYVEEDFARWASFDKTPRIASHTPFGVIELMPTSDNVTYSFKYVNGHPLNPSRGFQTVTAFGMLADVDNGYPVFLSEMTLLTALRTAATSALTGRVLARPDSRVMALIGTGSQAEFQSLAFRAASGIEDLQIFDTDPAAMAKLRRNLEPLGFRITEAASTAEAVRGADIITTCTADKQMATILTDDMVEPGVHINAIGGDCPGKTELEAQILTRSRVFVEYPPQTRIEGEIQQMDPDFPVVEFWQVLTGQAEGRTSAQEITVFDSVGFAIADFAALRCARDATADLQTTIDLVADPQDPKDLFSLVNSLKPVG; this is encoded by the coding sequence ATGACGCAGTTCCTCGATGTGCCCAACATGAGCCGTTGGATCCAGCGCGACGGCGCGGAGAACGTCCTCGGCACGATGACCCGGTACGTCGAGGAGGACTTCGCCCGCTGGGCCAGCTTCGACAAGACGCCGCGCATCGCCAGCCACACCCCCTTCGGCGTCATCGAGCTCATGCCGACCTCGGACAACGTCACCTACTCCTTCAAGTACGTCAACGGCCACCCGCTCAACCCGAGCCGCGGCTTCCAGACCGTGACCGCCTTCGGCATGCTGGCCGACGTCGACAACGGCTACCCGGTCTTCCTCTCGGAGATGACCCTGCTGACCGCGTTGCGCACCGCCGCGACGTCGGCGCTCACCGGTCGGGTCCTCGCCCGTCCCGACTCGCGGGTCATGGCCCTCATCGGCACCGGGTCGCAGGCGGAGTTCCAGTCGCTGGCCTTCCGCGCGGCCAGTGGGATCGAGGACCTGCAGATCTTCGACACCGACCCCGCCGCGATGGCCAAGCTGCGCCGCAACCTCGAGCCGCTCGGCTTCCGGATCACCGAGGCCGCCTCGACCGCCGAGGCCGTTCGTGGCGCCGACATCATCACCACCTGCACGGCCGACAAGCAGATGGCGACCATCCTGACCGACGACATGGTCGAGCCGGGCGTGCACATCAACGCCATCGGTGGCGACTGCCCCGGCAAGACCGAGCTCGAGGCACAGATCCTCACTCGCTCCCGGGTCTTCGTCGAGTACCCGCCGCAGACCCGCATCGAGGGCGAGATCCAGCAGATGGACCCCGACTTCCCGGTCGTGGAGTTCTGGCAGGTGCTCACCGGCCAGGCCGAGGGCCGCACCTCGGCGCAGGAGATCACCGTCTTCGACTCGGTTGGCTTCGCCATCGCCGACTTCGCCGCACTGCGCTGCGCCCGCGACGCGACCGCAGACCTGCAGACGACGATCGACCTCGTCGCCGATCCGCAGGACCCCAAGGACCTCTTCTCCCTGGTCAACTCGCTCAAGCCGGTGGGATGA
- a CDS encoding Lrp/AsnC family transcriptional regulator, translated as MYRPTDLDKRLISALRTDGRAPISALAEQLGVSRATVTARIDKLTAHGVIVGFTVRVRDPAEASEVRAVCSIEVEGRTTDRVIRELRGFPEIQALHTTNGGWDLVAEMSCGDLAAFDDLLRRMRGIPGIVNSETSLLLSSVVR; from the coding sequence ATGTACCGCCCGACGGACCTCGACAAGCGCCTCATCTCGGCCCTGCGCACGGACGGTCGTGCACCCATCTCGGCCCTGGCCGAGCAGCTCGGGGTCTCCCGGGCGACGGTGACCGCGCGCATCGACAAGCTCACCGCCCACGGCGTCATCGTCGGCTTCACGGTGCGCGTGCGCGACCCTGCCGAGGCCTCCGAGGTCCGCGCCGTGTGTTCCATCGAGGTCGAGGGCCGCACGACCGACCGCGTGATCCGCGAGCTGCGCGGTTTCCCCGAGATCCAGGCGCTGCACACGACCAACGGCGGCTGGGACCTCGTCGCCGAGATGTCCTGCGGGGACCTGGCCGCCTTCGACGACCTGCTGCGTCGGATGCGCGGCATCCCCGGGATCGTCAACAGCGAGACCAGCCTGCTGCTCAGCTCCGTCGTCCGGTGA
- the mscL gene encoding large conductance mechanosensitive channel protein MscL encodes MKGFKEFLLRGNLVEIATGLIIATAFATVVAAFTNLLLEIIGKLTGGADFNFDEMEILGFQTVGPFLTALVAFIIMAAAVYFGVIKPYTAMRERYFMKEEEEAVEEQVILLREIRDSLKTDRA; translated from the coding sequence ATGAAGGGCTTCAAGGAGTTCCTGCTCCGGGGCAATCTCGTCGAGATCGCGACCGGTCTGATCATCGCCACGGCATTCGCCACCGTCGTCGCGGCATTCACCAACCTGCTGCTCGAGATCATCGGCAAGCTCACGGGCGGGGCCGACTTCAACTTCGACGAGATGGAGATCCTCGGCTTCCAGACCGTCGGCCCCTTCCTCACCGCGCTCGTCGCCTTCATCATCATGGCCGCAGCGGTGTACTTCGGTGTCATCAAGCCCTACACCGCGATGCGCGAGCGCTACTTCATGAAGGAGGAGGAGGAGGCCGTGGAGGAGCAGGTCATCCTGCTGCGCGAGATCCGCGACTCGCTCAAGACCGACCGCGCCTGA
- a CDS encoding penicillin acylase family protein produces MTTITVRRLRRALLALVGLVVVAAVVLAVVVVGQARRPLPQTTGTIEVPGLDGEVEVRRDERGIPHIYADTMGDLMRAQGYVQAQDRFFEMDMRRHVTAGRLAELVGEPGVETDKVIRTMGWRRVAEQELPLLAPETRQALDSFAEGVNAWLDDKGSTAAMGMEYSVLALSLPEYSVEDWTPVDSLAWLKAMAWDLRGNYDGELTRAALDGKVATPMIEQLYPKYPTDRHAPILSGQEWRAKGARPPSFAASSPSSDRPASTPQARSAVADTAAAIDAIPALLGKGQGIGSNSWVVDGERSTTGQPLLANDPHLGVSMPGIWYQMGLHCRDVGDACPIDVSGYTFSGVPGVVIGHNQSIAWGFTNLGPDVTDFYLEQVTDGEYLRDGELQPLETRTETIEVAGGEDVEITVRSTGHGPILSDVVPAAAAAGQDVDVEGRATTSYAVSLAWTALTPSATGDAILGLNSATNFEEFRAAAQDFAVPSQNLVYADTEGNIGYQAPGRIPIRKGIGNDPPGWSPAPGWDSDYDWDGYVPFKDMPWVLNPDDGYIVTANQQVTPSRTPFLTTEWDMGYRSQRIADLLTSEEKVSPEKMARIQLDTHNGLADALVPALLEVEVDDFTRDGQDLLRTWDRSQLAGDGESSAAAAYFNSVWRQVVEITFNDDLPAELQAAGSSQYWLAIEGLLENPSSQWWDNRTTPGIVENRDEVLRKALVEARLELTSRMGKDPEGWEWGHLHGVTFAHQVLGGEGLPGPIRSLVNSGPHPVGGSSSTVNAMAWDASEGFAVTAAPSMRMIVDLGDLDESRWVNQTGNSGHPLSGHYDDQVDAWLEGRTYAWPSSREAVVRATEDTLTLEPEED; encoded by the coding sequence GTGACCACGATCACCGTCCGGAGACTCCGCCGCGCACTGCTCGCCCTCGTCGGGCTCGTGGTCGTCGCCGCCGTCGTGCTGGCGGTCGTCGTCGTCGGTCAGGCCCGGCGTCCGCTCCCGCAGACGACGGGGACCATCGAGGTCCCGGGCCTCGACGGCGAGGTCGAGGTACGGCGCGACGAGCGGGGGATCCCGCACATCTACGCCGACACGATGGGCGACCTCATGCGCGCGCAGGGGTACGTGCAGGCGCAGGACCGCTTCTTCGAGATGGACATGCGTCGCCACGTGACCGCCGGGCGCCTGGCCGAGCTCGTCGGCGAGCCGGGTGTCGAGACCGACAAGGTCATCCGCACCATGGGCTGGCGCCGGGTCGCCGAGCAGGAGCTGCCCCTGCTCGCGCCGGAGACCCGGCAGGCCCTCGACTCCTTCGCCGAGGGGGTCAACGCATGGCTGGACGACAAGGGCTCGACCGCCGCCATGGGCATGGAGTACTCGGTCCTGGCCCTCTCCCTCCCGGAGTACAGCGTCGAGGACTGGACCCCGGTCGACTCCCTCGCCTGGCTGAAGGCCATGGCCTGGGACCTGCGCGGCAACTACGACGGCGAGCTGACCCGTGCCGCCCTCGACGGCAAGGTCGCCACGCCGATGATCGAGCAGCTCTACCCGAAGTACCCGACCGACCGCCATGCGCCGATCCTCTCCGGCCAGGAGTGGCGGGCGAAGGGGGCACGACCCCCGTCGTTCGCCGCCTCCTCGCCGTCATCGGACAGGCCGGCCTCGACGCCGCAGGCCCGCTCCGCAGTGGCCGACACCGCGGCGGCGATCGACGCGATCCCTGCACTGCTGGGCAAGGGGCAGGGGATCGGCTCCAACTCGTGGGTGGTCGACGGGGAGCGCTCCACGACCGGTCAACCGCTGCTCGCCAACGACCCGCACCTGGGCGTGAGCATGCCGGGCATCTGGTACCAGATGGGCCTGCACTGCCGGGACGTCGGCGACGCCTGCCCGATCGACGTCTCCGGGTACACCTTCTCCGGGGTGCCGGGCGTCGTCATCGGCCACAACCAGTCCATCGCCTGGGGCTTCACCAACCTGGGCCCCGACGTCACCGACTTCTACCTCGAGCAGGTCACCGACGGGGAGTACCTGCGCGACGGCGAGCTCCAGCCGCTGGAGACCCGCACCGAGACGATCGAGGTCGCCGGGGGCGAGGACGTGGAGATCACCGTCCGCTCCACGGGCCACGGTCCGATCCTGTCCGACGTCGTCCCCGCCGCCGCGGCCGCGGGACAGGACGTCGACGTCGAGGGTCGCGCCACGACCAGCTACGCGGTCTCCCTCGCCTGGACGGCGCTGACCCCGAGCGCGACCGGCGACGCGATCCTGGGGCTGAACTCCGCGACGAACTTCGAGGAGTTCCGCGCCGCGGCGCAGGACTTCGCCGTCCCGAGCCAGAACCTCGTCTACGCCGACACCGAGGGCAACATCGGCTACCAGGCGCCGGGGCGGATCCCCATCCGCAAGGGCATCGGGAACGACCCGCCCGGCTGGTCGCCGGCCCCGGGCTGGGACTCCGACTACGACTGGGACGGGTACGTCCCCTTCAAGGACATGCCGTGGGTGCTCAACCCGGACGACGGCTACATCGTCACCGCCAACCAGCAGGTCACGCCGAGCCGCACGCCCTTCCTCACCACGGAGTGGGACATGGGCTACCGCTCGCAACGCATCGCGGACCTGCTCACGAGCGAGGAGAAGGTCTCCCCGGAGAAGATGGCCCGCATCCAGCTCGACACCCACAACGGGCTCGCCGACGCGCTGGTCCCCGCCCTGCTGGAGGTCGAGGTCGACGACTTCACGCGCGACGGGCAGGACCTGCTGCGCACGTGGGACCGCAGCCAGCTGGCCGGTGACGGCGAGAGCTCCGCGGCCGCCGCGTACTTCAACTCGGTGTGGCGCCAGGTCGTCGAGATCACCTTCAACGACGACCTGCCCGCGGAGCTGCAGGCGGCCGGGAGCTCGCAGTACTGGTTGGCCATCGAGGGCCTGCTGGAGAACCCGTCGAGCCAGTGGTGGGACAACCGCACGACCCCCGGCATCGTCGAGAACCGCGACGAGGTGCTGCGGAAGGCGCTCGTCGAGGCCCGCCTGGAGCTGACCAGCAGGATGGGCAAGGACCCGGAGGGCTGGGAGTGGGGCCACCTGCACGGCGTGACCTTCGCCCACCAGGTCCTGGGCGGCGAGGGCCTCCCCGGCCCGATCCGCTCACTGGTCAACTCCGGGCCCCACCCCGTCGGCGGCAGCTCCTCGACGGTCAACGCGATGGCTTGGGACGCCTCCGAGGGGTTCGCCGTCACCGCCGCGCCGTCGATGCGGATGATCGTCGACCTCGGTGACCTCGACGAGTCCCGGTGGGTGAACCAGACCGGCAACTCCGGCCACCCCCTCAGCGGCCACTACGACGACCAGGTCGACGCGTGGCTCGAGGGGCGCACCTACGCGTGGCCCTCCAGCCGGGAGGCGGTCGTCCGGGCGACCGAGGACACCCTCACGCTCGAGCCGGAGGAGGACTAG
- a CDS encoding 5-formyltetrahydrofolate cyclo-ligase: protein MDLAEETKGETRRRLRAHRRRLVASRDLGADAEAIAAAITGATPLRGSGPEAPRASGNGRGARTVLSYESLPHEPPTTRLNAALQAAGHRVLVPITLPDMRLDWCDPTDPGRTPLGVDSPANADLAVIPALAVDTTGTRLGQGGGCYDRVLPMLPAGTPVLVLLHPGEHTTRALPRDAHDVPVTTVVTAGGVTGATDPLPPG, encoded by the coding sequence ATGGACCTCGCCGAGGAGACGAAGGGAGAGACCCGCCGCCGCCTGCGGGCGCACCGACGCCGGCTGGTCGCCTCCCGTGATCTCGGCGCCGACGCCGAGGCAATCGCGGCGGCGATCACCGGGGCCACCCCCCTTCGAGGCTCGGGCCCGGAGGCCCCTCGCGCCTCAGGGAACGGGAGAGGCGCACGCACCGTCCTGTCGTACGAGTCGCTCCCCCACGAGCCGCCGACGACGCGGCTCAACGCGGCGCTGCAGGCCGCAGGTCACCGGGTGCTCGTGCCGATCACACTCCCGGACATGCGGCTGGACTGGTGCGACCCGACCGATCCCGGACGCACCCCGCTGGGTGTCGACTCGCCCGCCAACGCCGACCTGGCCGTCATCCCGGCGTTGGCCGTCGACACGACCGGCACGCGTCTGGGCCAGGGCGGCGGCTGCTACGACCGGGTGCTGCCGATGCTCCCGGCCGGCACGCCGGTCCTCGTGCTGCTCCACCCGGGCGAGCACACCACCCGGGCGCTGCCGCGGGACGCGCACGACGTCCCGGTGACCACCGTCGTCACCGCCGGCGGGGTCACCGGCGCGACCGACCCCCTTCCGCCCGGCTAG
- a CDS encoding UTP--glucose-1-phosphate uridylyltransferase, protein MTERGIDPRAIAVFEDYWQQLADGAQGTIPEETIEPLVDVPELAAIEVDDEERRAALAKVAVVKLNGGLGTSMGMSGAKSALVARDGLTFLDVIARQLVGLEERYGSRPPLVLMNTPRTRTDSLGILERYPQLAQQDLPLDFLQSMEPKLDAETLAPVSWPEDPSLEWCPPGHGDVYVSLAASGLLQQMREAGYRYAFISNADNLGATCDPDIAAWLLAEGIPFAAEVAERTLNDRKGGHVAVRRSDGRIILRESAMVADEEQELFQDTSRHQWFNTNNLWVGLDELDELMRERDGVLGLPIIVNRKNVDPRRKDSPPVIQIESAMGTAVEAFEGSVALRVPRTRFRPVKTTNELLLLRSDVFELDEQSRIVSRIEHAEPRISLDGHYKLISDFDERFPHGPPSLRECTSLAVEGDVTFGADVTAVGDVEVVAAEPAQVDAGARLTGRTELPVR, encoded by the coding sequence ATGACCGAGCGCGGGATCGATCCGCGGGCGATCGCGGTCTTCGAGGACTACTGGCAGCAGCTCGCGGACGGCGCGCAGGGAACGATCCCCGAGGAGACGATCGAGCCGCTCGTCGACGTGCCCGAGCTGGCCGCCATCGAGGTCGACGACGAGGAGCGCCGGGCGGCGCTCGCCAAGGTCGCCGTGGTCAAGCTCAACGGCGGGCTCGGCACGAGCATGGGGATGAGCGGCGCGAAGTCCGCGCTCGTCGCCCGCGACGGGTTGACCTTCCTGGACGTGATCGCCCGCCAGCTGGTCGGCCTCGAGGAGCGCTACGGCTCCCGCCCGCCGCTGGTGCTGATGAACACGCCCCGCACCCGCACGGACTCGCTGGGCATCCTCGAGCGCTACCCCCAGCTGGCCCAGCAGGACCTGCCGCTGGACTTCCTGCAGAGCATGGAGCCCAAGCTCGACGCCGAGACCCTGGCGCCGGTCTCCTGGCCGGAGGACCCCTCGCTCGAGTGGTGCCCGCCGGGCCACGGCGACGTCTACGTCTCGCTCGCCGCCTCCGGGCTCCTCCAGCAGATGCGCGAGGCGGGGTACCGGTACGCCTTCATCTCCAATGCCGACAACCTCGGCGCCACCTGCGATCCCGACATCGCCGCGTGGCTGCTCGCGGAAGGCATCCCCTTCGCCGCCGAGGTCGCCGAGCGGACCCTGAACGACCGCAAGGGCGGGCACGTCGCCGTGCGCAGGTCCGACGGGCGGATCATCCTGCGTGAGTCGGCGATGGTGGCCGACGAGGAGCAGGAGCTCTTCCAGGACACCAGCCGCCACCAGTGGTTCAACACCAACAACCTGTGGGTGGGGCTGGACGAGCTCGACGAGCTGATGCGTGAGCGCGACGGGGTGCTCGGGCTGCCGATCATCGTCAACCGCAAGAACGTCGACCCCCGACGCAAGGACAGCCCGCCGGTCATCCAGATCGAGTCGGCGATGGGCACCGCGGTCGAGGCCTTCGAGGGGAGCGTCGCGTTGCGGGTGCCGCGCACGCGCTTCCGGCCGGTGAAGACCACCAACGAGCTGCTCCTGCTGCGCTCCGACGTCTTCGAGCTCGACGAGCAGTCCCGGATCGTCTCCCGGATCGAGCACGCCGAGCCGCGGATCTCCCTCGACGGCCACTACAAGCTCATCTCCGACTTCGACGAGCGCTTCCCCCACGGCCCGCCGTCCCTGCGCGAGTGCACCTCGCTCGCCGTCGAGGGGGACGTCACCTTCGGCGCGGACGTCACGGCCGTCGGTGACGTGGAGGTCGTCGCCGCCGAGCCGGCGCAGGTCGACGCCGGTGCGCGCCTGACCGGCCGCACCGAGCTGCCCGTGCGGTGA
- a CDS encoding GNAT family N-acetyltransferase translates to MTRRRETVLTGATPQGEPVVLRPLRRGDRRAFLDLRSRNASWLSPWDPTVPPGGRPRRDLGRDFSGYVRALAREARSGTGLSLVIVVGGEIVGMVSASGIVEGALRSGSLGYWVGREAAGRWIAPTAVAMLGDHLMDPKGRALHRIQLEIIPDNTASLAVAAKLGMRDEGTRRSYLHIGGSWRDHRSFAVVAEEVGRGGLMARLSHEYQQSQTRHTE, encoded by the coding sequence GTGACCCGACGTCGGGAGACCGTCCTCACCGGGGCCACCCCGCAGGGTGAGCCGGTGGTCCTGCGTCCGCTGCGAAGGGGGGACCGCCGCGCCTTCCTCGACCTGCGCTCGCGCAACGCCTCCTGGTTGTCGCCGTGGGACCCGACGGTCCCGCCGGGCGGACGGCCGCGCCGGGACCTCGGACGGGACTTCTCCGGCTACGTGCGCGCGCTGGCCCGTGAGGCCAGGTCGGGCACGGGGCTGAGTCTGGTGATCGTCGTCGGGGGCGAGATCGTCGGGATGGTCTCCGCCAGCGGCATCGTCGAGGGCGCACTGCGGTCGGGCAGCCTCGGGTACTGGGTCGGGCGGGAGGCCGCCGGACGCTGGATCGCACCCACCGCTGTCGCGATGCTCGGCGACCACCTGATGGACCCGAAGGGCCGTGCGCTGCACCGCATCCAGCTCGAGATCATCCCTGACAACACCGCGAGCCTGGCGGTCGCGGCCAAGCTCGGGATGCGTGATGAGGGCACCAGACGCTCCTACCTGCACATCGGCGGCAGCTGGCGAGACCACCGCTCGTTCGCCGTCGTGGCGGAGGAAGTCGGCCGGGGAGGACTGATGGCACGTCTGTCACATGAATATCAGCAGTCACAAACGCGACACACCGAGTAA
- a CDS encoding AI-2E family transporter yields MSAKRRLRGLGLPRPSRRLASLPARREDRPIVIRTAPESDDGVTAVPGTVRALSEWAWRSLIIAVAIVAALKLATILAQVVIPVVVALLLAALLEPLFCRLRIILPKGVAALITVLGTLAGIVALFSYVGNQFATQVGDIVDQVTKGLSQSRTWVESTFGLSEAQLTGWFAEQWATISEGDRLSNLATQAGSALGQGLTGFLLAMFTLFFFLYDGPGIWAWAVRLFPRAARAKVLSSGAIAWHQLKAFTRATILVAGVDALGIGLGAFALGVPLASGIALLVFIGAFVPIVGALVSGFIAVLLAFVAKGPVTALLMLGVVVAVQQIEQQLLQPLLLGRAVRVHPLGVILGIATGIILGGVIGALIAVPLVAVLNAVGHNLLDPDPADVDDPEQLTTDSEDAEIAEDLVQAEERAEIKPGESPYST; encoded by the coding sequence ATGTCCGCCAAGCGCCGCCTGAGAGGACTCGGGCTGCCGCGGCCATCACGGCGGCTGGCGAGTCTCCCCGCCCGTCGCGAGGACCGGCCGATCGTCATCCGGACGGCGCCCGAGTCCGACGACGGCGTCACCGCGGTGCCGGGGACCGTGCGGGCCCTCTCGGAGTGGGCGTGGCGCTCCCTGATCATCGCCGTCGCCATCGTCGCGGCCCTCAAGCTCGCCACGATCCTGGCCCAGGTCGTCATCCCCGTCGTCGTCGCGCTGCTGCTCGCCGCCCTCCTCGAGCCGCTGTTCTGCCGGCTGCGGATCATCCTCCCCAAGGGCGTGGCCGCACTCATCACCGTGCTCGGGACCCTGGCGGGGATCGTGGCGCTCTTCAGCTACGTCGGCAACCAGTTCGCGACCCAGGTCGGCGACATCGTCGACCAGGTGACCAAGGGACTGTCCCAGTCACGTACGTGGGTCGAGAGCACGTTCGGGCTCAGCGAGGCGCAGCTGACGGGGTGGTTCGCCGAGCAGTGGGCCACGATCTCCGAGGGCGACCGCCTGTCCAACCTGGCCACCCAGGCCGGTTCCGCCCTGGGACAGGGACTCACCGGCTTCCTGCTGGCGATGTTCACCCTGTTCTTCTTCCTCTACGACGGGCCCGGGATCTGGGCCTGGGCCGTGCGGCTCTTCCCCCGCGCCGCCCGGGCCAAGGTCCTCTCCTCCGGGGCGATCGCGTGGCACCAGCTGAAGGCATTCACCCGCGCAACGATCCTGGTCGCGGGGGTCGACGCCCTCGGGATCGGGCTCGGTGCGTTCGCGCTCGGCGTCCCCCTTGCCTCGGGCATCGCCCTGCTCGTCTTCATCGGTGCCTTCGTGCCGATCGTCGGAGCGCTGGTCTCCGGGTTCATCGCGGTGCTGCTCGCCTTCGTCGCCAAGGGACCGGTCACCGCGCTGCTCATGCTCGGCGTCGTCGTCGCCGTGCAGCAGATCGAGCAGCAGCTGCTCCAGCCCCTGCTGCTCGGTCGTGCCGTCCGGGTCCACCCGCTCGGGGTGATCCTCGGCATCGCCACCGGCATCATCCTCGGCGGCGTCATCGGCGCACTGATCGCCGTGCCCCTCGTGGCAGTGCTCAACGCCGTCGGCCACAACCTGCTCGACCCGGACCCAGCGGACGTGGACGATCCGGAGCAGCTGACCACGGACAGCGAGGACGCCGAGATCGCCGAGGACCTCGTGCAGGCCGAGGAGCGTGCCGAGATCAAGCCCGGGGAGAGCCCCTACTCGACCTGA
- a CDS encoding tyrosine-type recombinase/integrase, translated as MSVQKLPNGRFRAKLKSGRVDVASKVFDTQREAKGWLARERAALAGGVDPRAGRQRVRVLVAQWLKVRSTTVAAKTYRSDQDLLRLMPTSMLALHVSAVSGREVARSFEALLADGLAESSVQRFRASLSSFFAWCVREKIVVANPVTGARVPKQSGEVEEMDPFSEEALEAAHAQWTAISPHLADLMLVLAWTGLRWAEARAMRVEDVMQVPTPGLLVRRSQPEGHAIKGTKGRRSRRVPLANRVLPIVQHLSEGKHQRDLLFTTERGAQLHRSAVLRSLNWPTTGQGRRVHDLRHTAACLWLSRGVDPGTVQAWMGHESIATTNRYLHFLGTGADRAGLERLNAPSGGTRGADREARSE; from the coding sequence GTGAGCGTGCAGAAGCTGCCGAACGGTCGGTTCCGCGCGAAGCTGAAGAGCGGCCGGGTCGATGTGGCGAGCAAGGTCTTCGACACCCAGCGGGAGGCGAAGGGATGGCTCGCCCGCGAGCGGGCGGCACTGGCCGGCGGGGTCGACCCCCGCGCCGGCCGGCAACGCGTGCGCGTCCTCGTCGCCCAGTGGCTCAAGGTGCGGTCCACGACCGTCGCCGCCAAGACCTACCGGAGCGACCAGGACCTGCTGCGCCTGATGCCGACGAGCATGCTGGCGCTGCACGTGTCCGCCGTCTCCGGGCGGGAGGTCGCGCGCTCGTTCGAGGCGCTCCTCGCGGACGGTCTGGCGGAGAGCTCCGTTCAGCGGTTCCGGGCCAGCCTGTCCTCCTTCTTCGCCTGGTGCGTGCGGGAGAAGATCGTCGTGGCCAACCCGGTCACGGGGGCGCGTGTACCCAAGCAGTCCGGCGAGGTCGAGGAGATGGACCCTTTCAGCGAGGAGGCGCTGGAGGCGGCACATGCCCAGTGGACCGCGATCTCGCCGCACCTGGCCGACCTGATGCTCGTGCTCGCGTGGACCGGGTTGCGCTGGGCCGAGGCCCGGGCGATGCGGGTCGAGGACGTCATGCAGGTGCCCACGCCGGGTCTGCTGGTGCGCCGCTCCCAGCCCGAGGGCCACGCGATCAAGGGCACCAAGGGCCGGCGATCCCGACGGGTCCCCCTGGCCAACCGGGTGCTGCCGATCGTCCAGCACCTGAGCGAGGGCAAGCACCAGCGGGATCTGCTCTTCACGACCGAGCGCGGCGCCCAGCTGCACCGCTCGGCGGTCCTCCGCAGCCTGAACTGGCCGACGACCGGCCAGGGCCGTCGGGTGCACGACCTGCGACACACGGCGGCCTGCCTCTGGCTGAGCCGCGGCGTGGACCCGGGCACCGTCCAGGCGTGGATGGGACACGAGTCGATCGCGACCACGAACCGGTACCTGCACTTCCTCGGTACGGGTGCCGATCGGGCCGGTCTGGAGCGGCTCAACGCACCGTCGGGGGGCACCCGGGGGGCAGATCGGGAGGCGAGGTCGGAATGA
- a CDS encoding helix-turn-helix transcriptional regulator, whose protein sequence is MQDQPTPALERLLTTAEVAEALQISPSTLCRWRQVGHGPRVTWLTPFSPRYQREDVAAWVKRSAA, encoded by the coding sequence ATGCAGGACCAACCAACACCGGCGCTCGAGCGGTTGTTGACCACCGCGGAGGTCGCAGAGGCGCTGCAGATCTCGCCGTCGACACTGTGCCGATGGCGACAGGTGGGCCACGGGCCACGGGTGACGTGGCTGACCCCCTTCAGCCCACGCTACCAGCGGGAGGACGTGGCCGCCTGGGTGAAGCGGAGCGCGGCGTGA